A window of Agrobacterium tumefaciens contains these coding sequences:
- a CDS encoding glycosyltransferase family 4 protein: MSPPPETPTIKTILMTVDAVGGVWRYALDLATGLEDADIEVILTGFGPPPTSRQILEIPRNCRLAWLDAPLDWIADDVAQLVRIPAMIEELALRQEVDLLHLNLPSQAAGLRLEKPVIAVSHSCIPSWFSAVRGTPPPSGWEWHEELGKRGFERADLVLAPSRSHADQLEAIYGALPNLQVVYNSCGDVPDVAEKQDFIVAAGRWWDEGKGGDVLDRAARDAVWPVIMAGSTRGPNGQGIEIANVHVAGECAHRDVLELMHTASIFVSPSLYEPFGLAALEAAKSGCALVLADIPTYRELWDGAAVFACPRDPSSFSAAFNRLAAEASLRNHLAQEARTRSQRFSREAQVNAMLAQYRAMAKRPSSLTAAE, translated from the coding sequence ATGAGCCCGCCTCCGGAAACGCCTACCATCAAAACGATACTGATGACTGTCGATGCTGTCGGTGGTGTCTGGCGTTACGCGTTGGATCTTGCCACGGGACTGGAGGACGCCGATATCGAGGTGATCCTGACCGGGTTTGGACCACCGCCCACCTCTCGGCAGATTCTGGAGATCCCCCGCAATTGCAGGCTCGCCTGGCTTGATGCACCGCTCGACTGGATAGCGGACGACGTCGCGCAGCTTGTGCGTATACCTGCAATGATCGAAGAGCTGGCTCTCCGTCAGGAGGTTGACCTGTTGCACCTCAACCTGCCATCGCAAGCCGCAGGCCTTCGACTCGAAAAGCCGGTGATTGCTGTGTCCCACTCCTGCATTCCAAGCTGGTTCTCCGCTGTGAGGGGGACGCCACCCCCCTCCGGCTGGGAATGGCATGAGGAGCTCGGAAAACGCGGCTTTGAACGTGCCGATCTTGTTCTAGCCCCGAGCCGGAGCCACGCCGATCAGCTGGAAGCCATCTACGGGGCATTGCCCAACCTGCAGGTCGTATACAATTCCTGTGGCGACGTCCCCGATGTCGCGGAAAAGCAGGACTTCATCGTTGCAGCCGGGCGCTGGTGGGATGAGGGAAAAGGTGGCGATGTCCTTGATCGCGCCGCGCGCGACGCGGTTTGGCCCGTGATCATGGCAGGGTCGACAAGAGGGCCGAACGGTCAGGGCATCGAAATCGCAAATGTTCATGTCGCTGGCGAATGTGCTCATCGGGATGTGCTTGAGCTGATGCACACAGCTTCAATTTTTGTGTCGCCTTCTCTTTACGAACCATTCGGTCTTGCAGCGCTGGAGGCGGCCAAGAGCGGCTGCGCCCTAGTGCTGGCTGATATCCCGACCTACCGCGAATTATGGGATGGAGCCGCCGTGTTCGCTTGCCCCCGTGACCCCTCGTCTTTTTCGGCGGCGTTCAACAGGCTCGCTGCGGAAGCCAGCCTTCGCAACCACCTGGCACAAGAAGCGCGAACACGCTCACAACGCTTCAGCCGTGAGGCGCAGGTTAACGCCATGCTGGCGCAGTATCGCGCCATGGCAAAGCGGCCGTCCTCTCTCACCGCTGCGGAGTGA
- a CDS encoding CgeB family protein produces the protein MTKPLDIVFFGLSLSSSWGNGHATTFRALIRGLNKAGHRVLFLERDTLWYASRRDLPAPDFCDLVYYDDPLAITQKYASRLREADAVIIGSYVPDGVAVVDAVNALGPKRFCFYDIDTPVTMAKLDRHEEDYLAARQICLFDIYFSFTGGETLKRLERHYGARKAAALYCSVDAERYRSSAQPIRWDLGYLGTYSPDRQPKLEELLIEPARQLPHMHFVVAGPQYPETIIWPDNVERIDHLPPEDHPEFYSRQRFTLNVTRADMVAAGWSPSVRLFEAAACGTPIISDYWRGLSELLPEDEAVIIAQGTAGVVKALTGVDETKRMAISTAAKSRIVNHHTGETRAAELEAYLDGISPRRSETARRANLTQTRENDYADTKSTY, from the coding sequence ATGACGAAACCGCTCGATATCGTTTTCTTCGGCCTCAGCCTCTCATCCTCCTGGGGCAACGGTCACGCGACAACGTTCCGCGCGCTTATCCGCGGCCTCAACAAGGCTGGTCACCGCGTTCTTTTCCTGGAGCGCGATACGCTCTGGTACGCCTCGCGCCGCGATCTCCCTGCCCCAGATTTCTGCGACCTTGTCTACTATGATGACCCGCTCGCCATTACGCAAAAATATGCATCCCGTTTGCGAGAGGCTGATGCCGTTATTATAGGTTCCTATGTGCCCGACGGCGTAGCGGTTGTTGACGCTGTCAATGCGCTGGGGCCCAAGCGGTTCTGTTTCTACGATATCGATACACCGGTAACCATGGCGAAACTGGATCGCCACGAGGAAGACTATCTGGCCGCCCGGCAGATTTGCCTCTTTGACATCTATTTCTCCTTCACAGGCGGTGAAACGCTGAAACGGCTCGAGCGACATTATGGTGCGCGCAAGGCTGCGGCGCTCTATTGCTCTGTCGATGCAGAGCGTTATCGAAGTTCAGCTCAACCTATCAGATGGGACCTCGGCTATCTCGGCACTTACAGCCCCGATCGCCAGCCAAAGCTTGAAGAACTGCTGATCGAACCGGCCAGGCAATTGCCGCATATGCACTTCGTTGTCGCAGGCCCGCAATACCCTGAGACCATCATCTGGCCCGACAACGTGGAACGGATCGATCATCTTCCACCGGAGGATCACCCGGAGTTCTATAGCCGCCAGCGCTTTACCCTGAATGTGACGCGCGCCGATATGGTCGCTGCCGGCTGGTCGCCAAGCGTTCGTCTCTTTGAGGCGGCGGCGTGCGGCACTCCCATCATCAGCGATTACTGGCGTGGCCTGTCGGAACTACTGCCGGAAGACGAAGCTGTCATCATCGCGCAGGGAACAGCCGGTGTCGTCAAGGCGCTCACTGGCGTCGATGAAACGAAACGGATGGCAATTTCAACCGCTGCCAAGAGCCGAATTGTCAACCACCATACCGGTGAAACAAGAGCCGCAGAGCTGGAAGCATATCTTGATGGAATATCGCCTCGACGGTCAGAGACTGCGCGACGCGCCAATCTTACCCAAACCAGGGAGAATGATTATGCCGACACCAAATCCACCTACTAG
- a CDS encoding MDR/zinc-dependent alcohol dehydrogenase-like family protein, with protein MNLMENRSGTMEAAVVSGPGILQVGRYPLREPGPGQVRIRLEGCGVCASNLTPWAGPEWMQFPTEPGGLGHEGWGVIDRIGTDVSHLKVGERVAALSYHAYATHDIAEADMVVRLPSELDGQPFPGEPLGCAMNIFERCQIEAGQTVAVVGVGFLGALLTQLAAREGARVIAISRRSFSLALARTMGAADLIEMDDHWRIIERVKELTGGRFCDRVIEAVGQQWPLDLAGELAAERGRLIIAGYHQDGPRQVNMQSWNWRGLDVINAHERDPQIYISGMKKAAAAVVSGALDPSRLYTHSYPLRDLDKALNDTRDRPGEFLKALIFYP; from the coding sequence ATGAACCTTATGGAAAACCGCAGCGGCACCATGGAAGCCGCGGTCGTCAGCGGCCCCGGCATCTTGCAGGTTGGACGATATCCGCTTCGTGAGCCGGGCCCGGGTCAGGTCCGGATCAGGCTGGAAGGGTGCGGCGTCTGCGCTTCCAATCTGACGCCTTGGGCTGGCCCTGAGTGGATGCAGTTTCCGACCGAGCCGGGCGGTCTGGGGCATGAAGGGTGGGGCGTTATCGACAGGATCGGCACTGACGTTTCCCATTTAAAAGTCGGCGAGAGGGTCGCGGCCTTAAGCTATCACGCCTATGCCACGCATGATATTGCCGAGGCCGATATGGTGGTTCGCCTGCCGTCGGAACTTGATGGCCAGCCCTTTCCGGGTGAGCCGCTGGGCTGCGCCATGAATATCTTCGAACGGTGTCAGATCGAGGCCGGCCAGACCGTTGCAGTGGTGGGCGTCGGGTTCCTTGGAGCACTGCTGACCCAACTTGCTGCCCGAGAAGGTGCGCGGGTCATCGCCATATCACGACGTTCTTTTTCGCTGGCCCTGGCACGCACGATGGGTGCAGCGGATCTCATCGAGATGGACGACCACTGGAGAATCATCGAACGCGTCAAGGAATTGACCGGCGGCAGGTTCTGCGACCGGGTCATTGAAGCCGTCGGCCAACAATGGCCGCTTGATCTCGCAGGAGAACTCGCTGCCGAGCGCGGCCGCCTGATCATTGCAGGCTATCATCAGGACGGCCCACGGCAGGTCAACATGCAATCGTGGAACTGGCGGGGATTGGACGTCATCAATGCCCATGAACGGGATCCACAAATCTATATCAGTGGCATGAAAAAGGCGGCGGCAGCCGTGGTTTCCGGCGCACTCGACCCATCGAGGTTATACACCCACAGCTACCCGCTACGAGATCTCGATAAGGCACTCAATGACACAAGGGATCGTCCGGGGGAGTTTTTGAAGGCCCTTATTTTCTATCCGTGA
- a CDS encoding CgeB family protein, translated as MKFVFYTHSLISDWNHGNAHFLRGVMRDLTRRGHVAIALEPAQSWSRQNLIADQGSVAVSAFHDAFPDLRSVVYDDGFDHEAALDDADVVIMHEWTDPALVARIGRLRQAGAAFTLLFHDTHHRAVSADTDIAGLDLSAYDGVLVFGGTLRERYLKAGWGRNVFTWHEAADDSIFKPLQSVSKTGDLIWIGNWGDNERSAEIAEYLVQPAADLRLKTTVHGVRYPRPALAALAEAGISYKGWIANAAVPEAFAQNRVTVHIPRRPYVENLPGIPTIRVFEALACGIPLVSAPWNDCEGLFRTGDDYLSVSSGDEMKEQLRTVLADRDLSNHLIQSGLETIRSRHTCRHRVDELFEVLRTCGSSRVTDALTAREAAQ; from the coding sequence ATGAAGTTCGTCTTTTACACCCATTCGCTTATATCGGACTGGAACCACGGCAACGCCCATTTTTTAAGGGGCGTGATGCGCGACCTCACACGTCGCGGACACGTGGCCATCGCGTTGGAGCCTGCGCAATCATGGAGTCGCCAAAATCTGATTGCCGATCAGGGAAGCGTTGCCGTTTCCGCCTTCCATGACGCTTTTCCCGACCTGCGCTCCGTAGTCTACGACGATGGCTTCGACCATGAGGCCGCTCTCGATGACGCTGACGTCGTTATCATGCACGAATGGACAGACCCGGCCCTTGTGGCCCGGATCGGGCGGCTGCGCCAGGCGGGCGCAGCATTTACGCTGCTGTTCCACGACACCCATCACCGCGCCGTTTCCGCCGATACCGATATCGCAGGCCTTGATCTAAGCGCCTACGATGGCGTCCTCGTCTTCGGTGGCACGTTGCGCGAGCGTTACCTTAAAGCCGGGTGGGGGCGCAACGTTTTCACCTGGCATGAAGCCGCCGACGACAGCATTTTCAAGCCGCTGCAATCGGTGTCGAAAACCGGTGACCTTATCTGGATCGGCAACTGGGGAGATAACGAGAGATCGGCCGAGATCGCTGAGTACCTCGTGCAGCCTGCGGCGGACCTGCGTCTGAAGACGACGGTGCACGGCGTGCGATATCCGCGCCCGGCGCTCGCAGCATTGGCAGAGGCAGGCATATCCTACAAGGGTTGGATTGCCAACGCCGCGGTGCCTGAAGCCTTTGCGCAAAACCGGGTGACGGTTCACATTCCTCGAAGGCCCTATGTCGAAAATCTGCCGGGTATCCCCACCATCCGCGTGTTTGAAGCGCTGGCCTGCGGCATTCCTCTTGTGTCCGCACCATGGAACGATTGCGAAGGTCTCTTCCGCACTGGCGACGACTATCTATCCGTCAGTTCAGGCGACGAAATGAAAGAACAGCTCCGAACCGTTCTCGCCGATCGCGATCTCTCCAATCATCTCATTCAATCCGGCCTCGAAACAATCAGGAGCCGCCACACCTGCCGTCACCGTGTCGATGAACTGTTCGAAGTCCTGCGCACCTGCGGCTCGTCCAGAGTAACGGATGCCCTGACGGCAAGGGAGGCAGCCCAATGA
- a CDS encoding CgeB family protein — MKIAFYGSSLVSAYWNGAATYYRGLLKALAARGYDITFYEPDVFDRQKNRDIEPPDWCRVVVYEGTIPALKQAASLSADADIVCKASGVGFEDDLLLTEVLTHARQDALKIFWDVDAPATLQDIRMSPDHPLRRALGEIDLVLTYGGGEPVIRAYRAVGAKDCIPVYNALDPETHHPVPSEPRFAASLGFLGNRLPDREERVEAFFLEPASRLQDETFLLGGSGWEGKAMSPNIRYIGHVSTRDHNAFNATPKAVLNISRASMAQTGFSPATRVFEAAGAAACIITDYWDGIDLFFTPGEEILVARDGQDVADTLTALTPEKAAAIGQRALAKVLDKHTYQDRAAAVDELFRRRFADSREAAE; from the coding sequence ATGAAAATCGCCTTTTATGGATCAAGCCTTGTCTCCGCCTACTGGAATGGTGCCGCCACCTATTATCGCGGTCTGCTCAAGGCTTTGGCAGCAAGAGGCTACGACATCACCTTCTACGAACCCGATGTGTTCGATCGGCAAAAAAACCGGGACATCGAACCGCCGGACTGGTGCAGGGTGGTTGTTTACGAAGGGACCATCCCGGCGTTAAAACAGGCGGCGAGTCTTTCTGCCGACGCGGACATTGTCTGCAAGGCGAGCGGCGTCGGATTCGAGGACGATCTCCTTTTGACGGAGGTGCTGACGCACGCCCGGCAGGATGCCCTCAAGATTTTTTGGGATGTCGACGCCCCAGCGACGCTCCAAGACATAAGGATGTCTCCGGATCACCCATTACGCCGGGCCCTTGGTGAGATAGACCTTGTCTTGACCTATGGCGGCGGTGAGCCGGTCATCCGGGCGTATCGTGCCGTTGGCGCAAAGGATTGCATCCCGGTCTATAACGCGCTCGATCCCGAGACGCATCATCCTGTCCCATCTGAACCACGCTTTGCTGCCTCCCTCGGCTTCCTGGGCAACCGATTGCCGGATCGCGAGGAACGAGTAGAGGCGTTTTTTCTTGAACCCGCTTCCCGGTTGCAAGACGAGACCTTTCTGCTTGGAGGCTCCGGTTGGGAGGGGAAGGCGATGTCTCCCAACATCCGTTATATCGGGCACGTTTCTACCCGGGACCACAATGCCTTTAACGCCACGCCGAAAGCCGTGCTCAACATATCGCGGGCGAGCATGGCACAAACCGGATTTTCGCCAGCAACCCGGGTTTTCGAGGCAGCGGGGGCCGCGGCCTGCATCATCACCGATTATTGGGACGGTATCGATCTCTTCTTTACCCCCGGCGAGGAAATCCTGGTTGCACGTGACGGTCAGGATGTCGCGGACACCTTAACGGCGCTTACACCTGAGAAAGCCGCTGCAATCGGCCAACGTGCATTGGCGAAAGTGCTGGACAAGCACACGTATCAGGATCGCGCCGCTGCGGTGGACGAACTGTTCCGACGTCGTTTCGCCGACAGCAGGGAGGCGGCAGAATGA
- a CDS encoding DUF6894 family protein — translation MPRYYFHIRDAEGLSVDTEGAMLSNDERACIEALQAAREMLAEKILKNEIVDGAEFEVVRGDGVLVAKIPLKSVVRFE, via the coding sequence ATGCCGCGGTATTATTTCCACATCAGAGATGCTGAAGGTCTCTCTGTGGATACAGAAGGTGCAATGCTTTCGAACGACGAAAGGGCCTGCATCGAGGCATTGCAGGCCGCCAGGGAAATGCTTGCCGAGAAAATTCTGAAAAACGAAATTGTCGATGGCGCTGAGTTCGAGGTCGTGAGGGGCGATGGCGTTCTGGTCGCGAAAATCCCGCTAAAATCTGTTGTCCGGTTCGAGTAA
- a CDS encoding NAD-dependent epimerase/dehydratase family protein, producing the protein MATILVTGGGGFIGRHVAAELAEHGYGVRVLDAFIDQVHGDGGPALANLTDIIKADIRDKEAVLSALEDVDGVIHLAAEVGVGQSMYEIARYVGSNDLGTAVLLEALIERPVRRIVVASSMSVYGEGLYRDRKNTILGRVRRNTHQVKQRHWNPTDADGADLMPVATDEEKPVDLASIYALTKYAQEQQVLIFGRAYGVEAVALRLFNVFGAGQALSNPYTGVLANFAARLSNGQRPIIFEDGEQRRDFVHVEDVARAFRLALEKPAAPGHVFNIGSGQAYTIAQVAALLAQAMDCPDLEPEITSQARAGDIRNCFADIFKAQELLGFTPRHRLENSLGPFAAWVRNTGGLDRGAQMQQELMARGLVL; encoded by the coding sequence ATGGCGACAATCCTGGTAACAGGTGGCGGTGGTTTTATTGGCCGCCACGTTGCGGCAGAACTTGCAGAGCACGGTTATGGCGTCCGCGTCCTCGATGCCTTCATCGATCAGGTCCATGGCGATGGCGGACCTGCTCTTGCCAACCTGACCGATATCATCAAAGCCGACATACGCGACAAGGAGGCGGTGCTGTCAGCGCTCGAGGATGTTGATGGGGTCATCCATCTGGCAGCGGAGGTTGGGGTCGGCCAATCCATGTATGAGATCGCCCGCTACGTCGGCAGCAACGATCTGGGGACGGCGGTTCTACTCGAAGCGCTAATTGAGCGTCCGGTCCGAAGAATCGTCGTTGCCTCCTCCATGAGCGTTTATGGCGAGGGGCTCTATCGGGATCGCAAGAATACCATCCTCGGACGTGTTCGCCGAAACACCCATCAGGTCAAACAACGGCACTGGAATCCAACGGACGCCGATGGCGCCGACCTGATGCCTGTTGCAACCGATGAGGAAAAACCCGTCGACCTTGCGTCGATCTACGCCTTGACCAAATACGCACAGGAACAACAGGTCCTGATATTTGGCCGCGCCTACGGGGTCGAAGCGGTCGCGCTGCGACTATTCAACGTGTTTGGGGCGGGCCAAGCGCTTTCCAATCCCTATACCGGCGTCCTTGCGAACTTTGCTGCGAGGCTCTCAAATGGTCAACGCCCGATCATCTTCGAAGACGGCGAGCAACGGCGAGATTTCGTCCACGTAGAGGACGTGGCCCGCGCTTTTCGTCTCGCTCTCGAAAAGCCTGCCGCGCCCGGTCACGTTTTCAATATCGGCAGCGGCCAAGCATACACAATCGCGCAGGTCGCCGCCCTTCTTGCGCAGGCCATGGATTGCCCGGATCTGGAGCCGGAAATCACCTCGCAAGCCCGCGCCGGCGATATCCGCAACTGCTTCGCCGACATCTTCAAGGCACAGGAGCTTCTAGGTTTCACGCCCCGCCACCGGCTGGAAAACTCACTCGGCCCCTTCGCCGCCTGGGTGCGGAATACCGGAGGATTGGACCGGGGAGCCCAGATGCAGCAGGAACTCATGGCAAGGGGCCTGGTGTTATGA
- a CDS encoding UDP-glucuronic acid decarboxylase family protein — protein MPTPNPPTRTIVVAGGGGFVGSHLCDALLARGDRVLCIDSFLTGSHANVRPLLNHPHFRLIEQDICDLQEIDEPVHQIYNLACAASPPQYQADPVHTMMTCVSGTANLLALAQRNRASFLQASTSEVYGDPDEHPQREDYRGNVSCTGPRACYDEGKRAAEALCFDLFRAGKVDARVARIFNTYGPRMRPDDGRIVSNLLVQAIAGQPLTIYGTGEQTRSFCYVSDLIAGLIALMDVQPNPGLPVNLGNPGEFSIRQLADLVLETVPTRSVLVHKPLPTDDPRRRKPDISRAAELLRWAPTVPLAEGLRHTAEWFLLAASKQHPAPGAIVAGSGAIAASAVLGA, from the coding sequence ATGCCGACACCAAATCCACCTACTAGAACGATTGTCGTCGCAGGCGGCGGGGGCTTTGTCGGGTCGCACCTCTGCGACGCTTTGCTGGCGCGGGGCGATAGGGTTCTATGCATCGACAGTTTCCTCACAGGCTCGCACGCAAACGTGCGTCCTCTTTTGAACCATCCACATTTTCGGCTGATCGAGCAGGATATATGCGACCTTCAGGAGATCGATGAGCCGGTGCACCAGATTTACAATCTGGCCTGCGCGGCATCGCCACCACAGTACCAGGCAGATCCGGTACACACGATGATGACCTGTGTCTCAGGCACGGCGAACCTCCTTGCGCTCGCTCAACGCAACCGGGCATCTTTCCTGCAGGCTTCAACGAGCGAGGTCTATGGCGATCCCGACGAACATCCTCAGCGGGAGGATTATCGCGGCAATGTCAGCTGTACCGGCCCTCGTGCCTGTTACGACGAGGGCAAGCGGGCGGCCGAGGCGCTGTGTTTCGATCTTTTCCGGGCCGGTAAAGTGGATGCTCGTGTTGCCAGAATTTTCAATACTTACGGCCCGCGCATGCGCCCCGACGACGGCCGCATCGTGTCGAACCTGCTGGTGCAGGCCATCGCGGGACAACCGTTGACAATCTACGGCACAGGCGAGCAAACTCGATCTTTCTGTTACGTCAGCGACCTGATCGCCGGCCTTATCGCCCTGATGGATGTCCAGCCCAATCCGGGGCTTCCTGTTAACCTGGGCAACCCGGGCGAGTTCTCAATCAGGCAGCTCGCAGATCTGGTTCTTGAAACTGTTCCGACGCGCTCGGTCCTTGTCCATAAACCCCTGCCGACCGACGATCCGCGCCGACGGAAACCGGACATATCGCGGGCAGCAGAATTGCTTCGCTGGGCGCCGACGGTACCGCTCGCTGAAGGTCTGCGCCACACTGCGGAGTGGTTTCTCCTCGCCGCATCGAAGCAGCATCCGGCACCTGGAGCCATTGTGGCCGGAAGCGGCGCCATTGCCGCCAGTGCGGTGCTGGGAGCTTAA
- a CDS encoding NAD-dependent epimerase/dehydratase family protein, translating to MTEPLSILPAQQRKFGFVEWFRPGEYDRAKAALPDICASGASYLRTHLSWAEYLAPGGEEWFDWLIPHLASQIEIVPCIHYTPPSMSRTGRSSGAPHDLKSYADFVDHILTRYGKHFSHIELWNEPNNLLDWDWREDSDFMLFCEMVGGAAYWARQRGFKPVLGGPCPFDPLWLNLMGERGVLAVVDAVGFHGFPGTWDSEQGAWGGWDMHLGEMRKVLDRFNPQAEIWITETGYSTWRKDEIEQARRFMVALNVDADRMYWYAWQDVPPDVAVQEGLWFDPRHYHLGAVTHDNQPKLLARLLTEGGVNRLQEVTRLATPRVATHAAPIVITGGSGFIGSNLADSFLRDGEDVVIVDNLQRPGVDQNLEWLMRRHRDRVHPVLADVRDFNGIEAAFADAKAVFHLAAQTAVTTSLVHPQDDFETNARGTLNVLEAVRRAGLRAAVVFASTNKVYGALDDLAMIEAGDRYLPADENVRAFGIGEDRPLSFCTPYGCSKGVADQYVLDYAHSFDIPTSVLRMSCIYGPRQFGTEDQGWVAHFLLQLLAGEPVSIYGDGRQVRDVLHVNDAVTAYRTAFQNIEAIKGQAFNLGGGPGNTVSVIEVIREIETVTGRRAEISFGEWRAGDQLFFVADTRKLETALGWQARTPWRQGLRDLAAWLIESRIDAVDASPEQGRRRA from the coding sequence ATGACGGAACCCTTGAGCATCCTGCCGGCGCAGCAACGCAAGTTCGGATTTGTGGAGTGGTTTCGCCCGGGCGAATATGACAGGGCGAAGGCAGCTCTTCCAGACATCTGCGCAAGTGGCGCAAGCTATCTGCGGACGCATCTGTCCTGGGCGGAATATCTGGCGCCCGGTGGCGAAGAATGGTTCGACTGGCTCATTCCCCACCTCGCCAGCCAGATCGAAATCGTGCCCTGCATTCATTATACCCCGCCATCCATGTCGCGCACGGGCCGCTCTTCCGGCGCACCGCACGACCTGAAGTCCTATGCGGATTTCGTCGACCACATCCTGACCCGCTACGGCAAGCACTTCAGCCACATTGAATTGTGGAACGAACCGAACAACCTGCTCGACTGGGACTGGCGCGAAGACAGCGATTTCATGCTGTTCTGCGAGATGGTTGGGGGCGCCGCCTATTGGGCCCGTCAACGTGGCTTCAAGCCGGTTCTTGGCGGCCCCTGCCCCTTCGATCCGCTCTGGCTAAACCTGATGGGAGAGCGTGGCGTCCTCGCAGTCGTAGACGCCGTCGGCTTCCACGGGTTTCCCGGCACCTGGGACAGCGAACAAGGTGCCTGGGGCGGCTGGGACATGCATCTTGGGGAAATGCGCAAGGTTCTTGATCGCTTCAACCCGCAGGCTGAAATCTGGATCACTGAAACCGGCTATTCGACGTGGCGAAAGGATGAGATCGAACAGGCAAGGCGGTTCATGGTCGCGCTTAATGTCGATGCGGACCGAATGTACTGGTACGCCTGGCAGGACGTGCCTCCTGACGTCGCGGTGCAGGAAGGCCTCTGGTTCGATCCACGACACTATCATCTCGGTGCAGTCACCCATGACAATCAACCGAAGCTTCTCGCGCGCCTGCTGACGGAGGGCGGCGTAAACAGACTTCAAGAGGTGACGCGGCTTGCGACCCCGCGCGTGGCAACCCACGCCGCCCCGATCGTCATCACCGGCGGCAGTGGCTTCATCGGGTCCAATCTCGCCGACAGTTTTCTCAGGGATGGCGAGGATGTTGTTATCGTCGATAATCTGCAGCGCCCTGGGGTGGATCAGAACCTCGAATGGCTGATGAGAAGGCACCGTGACAGGGTGCATCCAGTTCTCGCCGATGTCCGCGACTTCAACGGCATCGAAGCCGCATTCGCCGATGCGAAAGCGGTGTTTCATCTGGCAGCTCAGACAGCGGTCACCACCAGCCTCGTCCATCCTCAGGATGACTTCGAGACGAATGCCCGTGGCACACTCAACGTCCTTGAAGCGGTGCGGCGGGCGGGTCTCCGGGCAGCTGTTGTCTTTGCCAGTACCAATAAGGTGTATGGCGCCCTCGACGATCTCGCTATGATCGAAGCCGGCGACCGCTATCTGCCAGCGGACGAAAACGTCCGTGCTTTCGGGATAGGTGAGGACAGACCGCTTTCGTTCTGCACTCCCTATGGCTGTTCGAAGGGCGTGGCCGATCAGTACGTCCTCGACTACGCCCACTCCTTCGACATTCCGACGAGTGTTCTGCGCATGAGCTGTATCTACGGCCCTCGCCAATTCGGAACCGAAGATCAGGGATGGGTAGCTCATTTCCTTCTTCAATTGCTGGCCGGCGAGCCCGTTTCCATCTACGGCGATGGCCGACAGGTGCGGGATGTCCTGCACGTCAATGATGCAGTTACCGCCTACCGCACTGCCTTCCAAAACATCGAAGCAATCAAGGGGCAGGCGTTCAACCTGGGCGGCGGACCCGGCAATACCGTGAGCGTGATCGAAGTCATTCGGGAGATCGAGACGGTCACCGGGCGCCGGGCCGAGATCAGCTTTGGTGAGTGGCGGGCAGGCGACCAGCTCTTTTTTGTCGCAGATACCCGCAAGCTTGAAACAGCGCTCGGATGGCAGGCGCGGACGCCGTGGCGGCAAGGGCTGCGTGATCTCGCGGCATGGCTTATCGAAAGCCGCATTGACGCCGTGGACGCTTCTCCTGAACAGGGCAGGAGGCGCGCATGA